Below is a window of Drosophila miranda strain MSH22 chromosome 3, D.miranda_PacBio2.1, whole genome shotgun sequence DNA.
TATCTTTGTCTACAAGGAGGAGAACATTAATGAGATACTTATCGACAACTCTCCGGTAAGTGCAAGCAAATCTACTATTTTGATGGCCCCTGCTTAAAGCCGCATTCCACTCACATTGCAGATCCATTGCGAGAGCAAGGTGGTAAATGGCCAGAACACGGTTAGCGTTATCGTTCCCGACAGCTCCTCCCTGGACATAGGAGAAAGGTAAGCAGTTGTCTTTTTCCAAAATGCCTGATCCACTCACggctcccccccccccccccacgcgCAGCTACCGATTCTGTCTAGTGATGGTCCAAGAGCTGAATCCCAAGGCGGACCTGAACATTGGATGCTCCAACATCACACAGCTGCAGCTGAGCAGTCCGGGCTCCATTCCCGTGTCGCGCCAGTACCAGCGACGCCCCTACTACACGCCCAACGAGCTGAAGCCCGACTCCCATGAGCAGGATGTCAGCGAGGACTATCAGCACAACCAGCGCCAGTTCAACACCGTTGcgggcagccagcagcagcagacgcatCCTCAACAGCAATCTACGCTGCTGCACAGCTACACTGTCATAGATTCCCTCAATAAGAGCTTCCTGCCCGGCCTGGGTCTGGGCGTCCTGGTCACTTCCGTGCTCGTCCTCATCTGGGGCGCCACGCGTCTCAGGCAGTCGGGCGGTGTCAACGGCAGCGGCGTTGGCGCGGACAGGAGCAATGGCAGCgtcggcagcaacagcagcagcatacaaaacaacaacaacaatagtCGACCGGGCACTCCGACGGCGACCACCTGCTACGCCGCCTCAGATCACATAGCTCGCCTCGCCGACGCGGAGAGCGGAACACGCTACCTCAAGCTGCAGGCCACAACGAGCCTGTGAGGAGAGGAGGCAGCAGCCCCAGCACACCCACTCAATAAAACATGTGATAGTACAGCAGAAACTGTACCGACTTGCGTAGTTGCATAGGATAGGCCGTAGCCCTAAGGACCCACTGCACTAATCCAAATACTTGGCCCAACACTAACCCACTCGTGCCATAAGCTAATCGATACACAATCCAGAACCCCAGGCAACTTGACAGCTCCGGTCCGAGTAATAGTGGTAGTGCCAATATGTTACAAAAAATGCattacaaaaattaaattcaaCACAGAAATTAATATGTAATGGTACTACATACTATTGTTTTTACCGCCACTGTGCAGGTAGCCCCCTAGCGCCCATCTAGAATTAGTGTTAGTTAAGGGTACGCCTCCTTAAAGTTAGGAACGGAACCATAAGTCATGACCCTCTTAGTCGTAAGGCTTTAATAATTTATTAACCAATTTCAAGGCACACAAAACCGAGCATGCAAACCATTGTGGAAAGAGAAATAAAAGCCAATTGCAATCGAAGTACCGTTCATAAGGTCAGTTGGGCCAATTCCGTGGTGGTCTATTATTAGGTGGGACATTACCAAATAGCCGCATAATGCTAAGTGGGCTGTTAACCTTACAGCCATGACGTCACGGTCACATCATCTGCCCCCTCGACACAAACTATGCGTATGAGGAGGCGAACTATCCGCTAAATTAGTTCATTTTAAATGGAAATGAGCTCATAGCTCATACATCATCCCAAGGGAAACTGCGCCATGTAATGGGCGGGATGATAACCCAAATACTATGTATACCACCCAGGGTACCCTGCTTATCAAACGTTAGCGCTAGTTTATCGACCTAATCGGTTTCTTAAATGCTTATCCGGAAATCAAAGCTGGCCAAAATTGAACTGGACTTCATGCGTCTACGCCCTGGCTCTCGGCTCTCGCCCTCAGTCGGGAGTGTGCCTCCCACTGCCGACTGGCTCCGCTCTGTTGTGGCCAGCCGCTGATATGGCGACGCCAACCCCAGTCTCGGTAGCGGTCCCGCCTTTCATGCTTGCAGGCTGACTTTGTGAATTGTTAGTTGTTCAGTGCCAGTCCGTCAGGCGACTACAATGACCACCACTCCACTAGACGACGCCGCCAACGTGACAGCTTTTATCGATTTTGGATATACACTTTAGAGAGCTTGTTTCCAAGGAAAAGTTCCAGCTCGGGACCTCGCTGGGCACCCACACAGTACGGCCTCTACATGAGTATGTTGGGGTTTGTCTATCTGGTTCTCATCTTGGGCTGGATACTGATCGTGCTGTTTCTCAAGTGCAAAAAGTCCTTGGCCGCACCGTTTCGCTTTGGCGAGAACTACACAGATGCCATAGCCGATACGGGTGAGTCCGAGGTGTACGCTATGATGGTGAGCGTATTGTGGATATACATCCATACGTACCTCTCTTTTCTCTTTAGAACGTCGTCCTTCGGTGCATGTGATACAGCTGCAGAATGAGGATGTGGAGAGCGAAGACCACTATTTGGATAGCTTTCATAGGAACACAGAAAACCTGCAGCGGTACTCGCATCGTTCGCAACGCTCCACC
It encodes the following:
- the LOC108158848 gene encoding uncharacterized protein LOC108158848, producing the protein MSMLGFVYLVLILGWILIVLFLKCKKSLAAPFRFGENYTDAIADTERRPSVHVIQLQNEDVESEDHYLDSFHRNTENLQRYSHRSQRSTLEERTVERAYPTDAVINPAYMHDEDYVINAPPPTYEEVMRQPQVYPQVRHNNHKISDANI